Proteins encoded within one genomic window of Patescibacteria group bacterium:
- a CDS encoding extracellular solute-binding protein, translated as MKTKIIIITLILVFLVTTGFSCRYTPGDVAEQLKPVKLTWWRVWDTSDNFSSILSNYKVGHPHISIAYKKLRYEEYEQVLLEAWAEDQGPDIFSIPVTWLRKYQSKIAPMPESTRVPELRVSGSSWKPTEEIITPITPGPTPNDLKTKWVPTVYEDVIIENEIWGLPLGIDTLVLFYNQDLLDKAKIAFPPKTWTEFKDQVKKLTLIDEQSNIVQAGAPLGTAANVTRNTDILSLLMLQNGVEMPNFSSPSKFDSSYFPGQEALRFYLSFADPAKEVYTWNEEMPNSLDAFIAGKVAFFFGYSYHLPIVQARAPKLNFQITPVPQITSGMNDINHANYWIEVVAKKSPHQNEAWNFVQFASSQGQVLSYLQAAKKPTALRALIAEQEKDYDIQAFVAGVLTTKNWYHGKDFNRVEEIFKEMITNVHQGSATIPKAIDFAAKQVGVTY; from the coding sequence ATGAAAACGAAAATAATTATAATCACCCTCATCCTTGTTTTCCTAGTAACCACGGGCTTCAGCTGTCGCTATACTCCCGGAGATGTTGCGGAACAGCTAAAGCCAGTCAAGTTAACTTGGTGGCGGGTTTGGGATACCAGCGATAATTTTTCTTCAATCCTGTCTAATTATAAAGTTGGTCATCCTCATATTTCCATTGCTTATAAAAAGCTGCGCTATGAAGAATACGAGCAGGTTTTACTTGAGGCTTGGGCGGAAGACCAGGGTCCTGATATTTTTTCTATTCCCGTTACTTGGCTTAGAAAATATCAAAGCAAGATTGCTCCGATGCCGGAAAGCACCCGGGTGCCGGAGTTGCGGGTGAGCGGCTCTTCATGGAAGCCCACAGAAGAAATTATTACGCCGATTACTCCCGGCCCTACTCCCAATGATTTAAAAACAAAATGGGTGCCCACAGTATATGAAGATGTAATTATTGAAAACGAAATTTGGGGACTGCCGTTGGGCATTGATACCCTGGTGCTGTTTTATAACCAAGACTTGCTTGATAAGGCAAAGATTGCTTTCCCGCCAAAGACCTGGACCGAGTTTAAAGACCAGGTTAAAAAATTAACTTTAATTGATGAGCAAAGCAATATTGTCCAGGCCGGGGCGCCCTTGGGGACAGCCGCTAATGTCACCCGGAATACAGACATTCTGTCTCTTTTGATGCTCCAAAATGGCGTGGAAATGCCGAACTTTAGTTCACCGTCTAAATTTGATTCTAGCTATTTTCCTGGCCAGGAAGCTTTACGTTTCTATTTAAGTTTTGCGGACCCCGCCAAAGAGGTTTATACCTGGAATGAGGAGATGCCAAACTCCTTAGACGCTTTTATTGCCGGCAAAGTTGCGTTTTTCTTTGGTTACTCCTATCACTTGCCCATAGTTCAAGCCCGAGCTCCAAAACTTAATTTTCAGATAACCCCGGTGCCCCAGATTACCAGCGGCATGAATGATATCAATCACGCTAATTATTGGATTGAAGTTGTGGCTAAAAAAAGCCCCCATCAAAACGAGGCTTGGAATTTTGTTCAGTTTGCCTCTTCCCAAGGGCAAGTATTGTCTTATTTACAAGCCGCAAAAAAACCAACCGCGCTTCGGGCCTTAATCGCTGAACAAGAAAAAGACTATGATATTCAAGCTTTTGTCGCTGGGGTATTGACTACCAAAAATTGGTATCATGGAAAAGACTTTAATCGAGTGGAAGAGATTTTTAAGGAAATGATTACCAACGTTCACCAAGGAAGCGCCACTATCCCCAAAGCCATTGATTTTGCGGCTAAACAGGTTGGGGTGACGTATTAA
- a CDS encoding four helix bundle protein, which translates to MTYKFYELEIWKIGYKLCMEIYDITEIFPEEEKYALTTQIRKSANSVIANIAEAHGRYYYADKIRVLYISRGELQETQSHLAVAYGRKYIDTQTFQNLSRSYEDLKVKINNYITSINNKKQNG; encoded by the coding sequence ATGACTTATAAGTTTTATGAGCTAGAAATCTGGAAAATAGGCTACAAATTGTGCATGGAAATTTACGATATAACCGAAATATTTCCAGAAGAAGAAAAATACGCTCTCACTACCCAGATAAGAAAATCAGCTAATTCAGTAATTGCTAATATTGCTGAAGCTCATGGCCGTTATTATTACGCAGACAAAATAAGAGTTCTTTACATCTCAAGGGGAGAGCTTCAAGAAACTCAAAGTCATTTGGCCGTTGCCTATGGCAGAAAATATATAGATACCCAAACTTTTCAAAACCTAAGTCGTAGTTACGAGGATTTAAAAGTAAAGATTAATAACTATATCACTTCTATAAACAATAAGAAACAAAACGGATAA
- the galU gene encoding UTP--glucose-1-phosphate uridylyltransferase GalU, whose product MSITKAIIPAAGFGTRFLPATKAQPKEMLPVLDKPVIQYIVEEAVASGIKDIIFVVSHGKEALENHFDINFEIENKLVEAQKKDVLKEVRKISKLANFIYVRQDIYNFYGNGAAVLCAEHIINKEPFAVLWGDDLFDSKKPRLKQLIEVYEKYKSPVLTAYEVDDEGTNKYGIIDGEEISKNVIKVKSIIEKPGPEKALSRIASLGGFILTPDIFPILEKLPRGKGGELWLVDAIFRLMKKRPVYARKIEGNYYDTGSPLGWLKTNVEFALKHSSFKQEFRGYLKGLNL is encoded by the coding sequence ATGTCCATCACTAAAGCCATAATCCCCGCTGCCGGCTTCGGCACTCGTTTTTTACCAGCTACTAAAGCCCAACCAAAAGAAATGCTGCCGGTTCTTGATAAACCAGTAATCCAATATATTGTTGAAGAAGCCGTAGCATCAGGAATTAAAGATATTATTTTTGTTGTCAGCCACGGCAAAGAAGCGCTGGAAAATCATTTTGACATCAATTTTGAAATTGAAAACAAATTGGTTGAGGCTCAAAAAAAAGATGTTTTAAAAGAGGTTCGTAAAATATCCAAGCTCGCTAACTTTATTTATGTACGCCAGGATATTTATAATTTCTACGGCAATGGCGCCGCCGTACTGTGTGCCGAACATATTATAAATAAAGAGCCCTTTGCTGTGCTTTGGGGCGACGATTTATTTGATTCTAAAAAACCCCGGCTTAAACAACTAATTGAGGTTTATGAAAAATACAAAAGTCCAGTTCTCACTGCTTACGAAGTTGACGACGAGGGAACCAATAAATATGGAATCATTGATGGCGAAGAAATTTCAAAAAATGTTATTAAAGTTAAATCAATAATTGAGAAACCCGGACCCGAGAAAGCCCTTTCTAGAATCGCCTCGCTTGGTGGCTTCATTCTAACCCCGGATATTTTTCCAATTTTAGAAAAACTTCCTCGCGGCAAGGGGGGCGAGCTCTGGCTGGTGGATGCTATCTTTAGACTTATGAAAAAACGACCAGTGTATGCTCGGAAAATTGAAGGTAATTATTATGACACTGGTAGTCCATTGGGTTGGCTTAAAACTAATGTTGAATTCGCGCTCAAACACTCATCGTTTAAACAGGAGTTTCGCGGGTATTTGAAAGGTTTAAATCTGTGA
- a CDS encoding O-antigen ligase family protein, with product MNILFTTSLLLFTLITIYKTRLGIYLILILVPSFLIRTQIFSIPTTFLELSIYILTAIWLLKKTISYNCVTRSLPKGDELITTSYKNLIQHAKPFLIPITLFILAALISTAISPDKRLSLGILKAWILDPLLFTIIFIDQIKTREHVNKVIASLSLMVLWVSAYGIYEYFVNPRNLIEYLRLDSIFTSANYVTMLTVPVTLIIISYLISTLKQYNNITIEQKNNETKKQLKFSSFCFLVFLFSCFLVSTTAIYLTKSFSGWLGLSAGIFILLLLTPIKRKIKIITICSLLVLGGLFAYTQKDNPKFQALTNFTGRTAVHSRIQIWKTSVEIIKDNPVLGIGLGNFHNAYLKYLPKTVKAPLEQEVIKPHNLYLNLWLEMGLLGLVAFLWLIVVFYKKGLGIKYQVLRATVFAAMTALLIQGFFDTPYFKNDLSLIFWLIIGLSIIRVDPSNPLNPCSKLNTDDTD from the coding sequence ATGAATATATTATTCACCACATCTCTCCTTCTCTTTACCCTAATCACCATCTATAAAACAAGATTGGGAATTTATCTTATCCTGATTTTAGTTCCCAGTTTTTTAATCCGCACACAGATTTTTTCTATCCCCACAACTTTTTTAGAGTTATCGATTTATATTCTTACAGCAATTTGGCTACTCAAAAAAACAATAAGTTACAACTGTGTTACGCGAAGTCTCCCGAAGGGAGACGAGCTTATTACTACGAGTTACAAAAATCTTATTCAACACGCCAAACCTTTTTTAATCCCAATAACCCTGTTTATCCTCGCTGCCCTAATCTCAACAGCGATCTCTCCAGACAAACGCCTCTCACTGGGCATCCTCAAGGCCTGGATTTTAGATCCATTGCTTTTTACAATAATTTTCATTGACCAAATTAAAACCCGTGAACACGTCAATAAGGTTATCGCCAGCTTAAGTTTAATGGTGCTTTGGGTTTCCGCCTATGGCATTTATGAATATTTTGTTAATCCCCGAAATCTGATTGAGTATTTACGTTTGGACTCCATTTTCACCTCTGCCAATTATGTCACAATGCTCACTGTCCCAGTTACACTAATAATCATCAGCTATTTAATTTCAACGTTAAAACAATATAACAATATAACAATAGAACAAAAAAACAATGAAACAAAAAAACAACTAAAATTTTCCTCATTTTGTTTTCTTGTTTTCTTGTTTTCTTGTTTTCTTGTATCAACAACGGCCATCTATCTAACAAAATCTTTCTCCGGCTGGCTCGGCCTTAGCGCCGGAATATTCATTCTGCTATTATTAACGCCGATAAAAAGAAAAATTAAGATTATTACTATTTGTTCTTTGCTTGTCTTGGGTGGTTTGTTCGCCTATACTCAAAAAGACAATCCTAAATTTCAAGCGCTCACTAACTTCACCGGCCGGACAGCCGTGCATTCACGAATCCAGATTTGGAAAACTTCGGTTGAAATTATAAAAGATAATCCAGTTTTAGGGATTGGCCTGGGAAACTTTCATAACGCATATCTTAAATATTTGCCAAAAACAGTCAAAGCTCCGCTTGAACAGGAAGTTATCAAACCGCATAATCTATATCTAAATCTTTGGCTGGAAATGGGGCTTTTGGGGCTGGTTGCATTTTTGTGGTTAATTGTAGTATTTTATAAAAAGGGGTTAGGCATTAAGTATCAGGTATTAAGGGCAACTGTTTTTGCTGCGATGACGGCGTTGCTTATTCAGGGTTTCTTTGACACTCCATATTTTAAAAATGATTTGTCGCTGATATTTTGGTTGATTATCGGACTATCCATAATCCGTGTTGATCCGTCAAATCCGTTAAATCCGTGTTCCAAACTGAACACAGATGACACGGATTAA
- a CDS encoding flippase translates to MSLTRRIAHNTIIQVAGKAISIALGLATIAMMTRYLGKVGFGQYTTITAFLQVFTIFVDMGLALMMVQMISKPNVVASPEGEIRESRLPNGVITESKLVSNFISLRFISILIFLALAPLIAIFIPSYSQVIKIGIAITAVSFFFGALIQVLMGVFQKHLHMERVAIAELVGRLFLVGFTVLAIFMQWSLYAFLGAMILGGAINFLCLFYFSRRFVKIRFQIDLAVWKSILKQCWPIALSIAFNLVYFKADTIILSLTRSQAEVGIYGATYRVLEIAIVFPIMFINLVLPFLTRSWANKNLDKFKNILQKSFDFLVIAAVPMVIAALFLGTRVMTLVAGQQFEASGLVLKFLIIATAIIFIGNLFGHIIVAIDKQKQMLKYYILTAIIGLIGYLILIPKYSYFGAAGMTIVAEVIIALAAFLIVWRTTKVAPKFMIFWKSLLASLIMAVPLYFLRGWNLFLLIAISGIIYFTTLYSIKGFSKEMIKEVVKLKS, encoded by the coding sequence ATGTCTCTCACCCGCCGTATTGCCCACAACACCATAATCCAAGTCGCTGGCAAAGCAATAAGCATTGCCCTGGGTTTGGCCACAATCGCCATGATGACTCGTTATCTTGGCAAGGTTGGGTTTGGCCAATATACCACCATCACCGCCTTTCTGCAGGTTTTCACGATTTTTGTTGATATGGGCTTGGCTTTGATGATGGTGCAAATGATTTCCAAGCCGAATGTGGTCGCGTCCCCGGAAGGCGAGATTCGCGAATCTCGCCTTCCGAATGGCGTAATCACCGAATCCAAGCTCGTCAGCAATTTTATCAGCCTGCGTTTTATCTCTATCTTAATTTTTCTCGCACTCGCGCCGCTCATTGCTATTTTTATTCCGTCATATTCCCAGGTTATTAAAATAGGCATTGCCATTACTGCCGTATCGTTTTTCTTTGGCGCCTTGATTCAAGTTTTAATGGGAGTCTTTCAAAAACATTTGCACATGGAGCGGGTTGCGATTGCTGAACTTGTTGGCCGGTTATTTTTGGTTGGATTTACAGTATTGGCCATTTTTATGCAATGGAGTCTTTATGCTTTTCTGGGGGCGATGATTTTGGGCGGCGCAATCAATTTCTTATGCCTCTTTTACTTTTCCCGCAGATTTGTTAAGATAAGATTTCAAATTGATTTAGCCGTCTGGAAAAGCATTTTAAAACAGTGCTGGCCCATTGCTTTATCCATTGCTTTTAATTTAGTCTATTTTAAAGCTGACACTATCATCTTGTCCTTGACTCGCAGTCAAGCAGAAGTGGGAATCTACGGCGCCACTTATCGCGTTTTGGAAATTGCTATTGTTTTTCCGATTATGTTTATCAATTTGGTCCTGCCGTTTTTAACCCGCAGTTGGGCTAACAAAAATTTAGATAAATTCAAAAACATCTTGCAAAAGTCCTTTGATTTTTTAGTGATAGCGGCAGTGCCCATGGTCATTGCCGCTTTATTCTTAGGCACCCGCGTCATGACCCTGGTCGCTGGCCAGCAATTTGAAGCCAGCGGATTAGTGCTTAAGTTCTTAATTATTGCCACGGCTATTATTTTCATTGGCAACCTATTCGGCCATATAATCGTGGCAATTGATAAGCAAAAGCAAATGCTTAAATATTATATTTTAACTGCCATCATAGGGCTCATTGGATATTTAATACTAATTCCTAAATACTCTTATTTTGGCGCAGCTGGTATGACTATTGTGGCAGAAGTAATCATTGCTTTAGCCGCATTTCTTATTGTGTGGCGAACAACAAAAGTTGCTCCAAAATTTATGATTTTCTGGAAGTCATTATTAGCTAGTTTAATTATGGCAGTGCCATTGTATTTTTTGAGAGGGTGGAATTTGTTTTTGTTGATTGCAATTTCTGGTATAATCTATTTCACCACATTATACTCAATCAAGGGTTTCAGTAAAGAAATGATTAAAGAAGTCGTAAAACTAAAATCGTAA